Sequence from the Capillibacterium thermochitinicola genome:
AGACGACATAGAGCAGTATTCCGCTTTCATAAAGGATTTTTACATTGAAGTCTCCGATTTGGCCCCACCCTCTTTGTTTCTTTGGCGGGACTCTTTTCAAGTCCAAATCGACCAAACTGCGGACTACGCCGTACTCCTCTGTACCTACCACGAGGCGACCTACTGCCTGGCACCGCTCATTAAACCCGGCGTCGACCCCGCCCCGATCCTGCAGCGGATCCACGCCTATTTCCACCGGCAGAACCAAGCGGCAGTTTTCCGGGCGGTCCCCCGGGAGTTGCTGTCCCTGTTTCCCACCGACCGGTACCGGATCATCCCCGACCGTACATACTGGGATTACCTCTACCGGACAAAAGACCTGATTGAACTGCGCGGACGGAAATACCAGCAGAAGCGGAACCACATCAACCGTTTTCAACAGTTTTATCCCTTCACTTACCACTCCCTGACCCCGGAACATTTTCCGGCCTGCCTGCGCCTGTTTGAACACTGGGCGGCCGAGAAAACCGGGCAGCCGGAGGTGCATGAGGAGCGTCTCGCCCTTAAAGAGGCATTTAAACATTTTTCCCTCCTCAACCTGAAAGGCGGGGCCTTGGAAGTCTACGGCGAAATCCAAGCTTTTGCCATCGGCAGCCGCCTGAACAAAGACACCGCCATTGTCCATTTCGAAAAGGCCAATGCCGAGTTTTCCGGGATCTATGCGGTCATCAACCAACAGTTTATCGCGCGCGAATGGGCTGACACCAAGTATATCAACCGCGAAGATGATATGGGGCTCCCCGGTTTGCGCCAGGCAAAAGAACGTTACCATCCGTTCCGTATGGTCGAAAAATTCACCGTGGTTGAGGTGGGCGCATAATGGAGATCAGGCCATTAAAACCACACGACATGGGCCAGGCCCGTACCCTCTGGGAGGTCTGTTTTGAGGACCTCCCAGCCTTTTTAGACTGGTATTTCCAGGCCCGTTTTCAACCCGACGACGGGCTGGGGATCTTCCTGGATGGACAATTGGTCTGCGACCTCCATCTGTCCCCCCGCATGATCAAGATTCGCCGGCAGAACTACCCTTCGGCTTATTTGATCGCCTTGGCCACCGCCCCCCCCCTATCGCCAACAGGGGCTGGCGAAAACATTACTGACGTACGCCCTTCGCCACCTGGCCGCAAAAGGGATCTACTTCACTTTTTTGCTCCCCTTTAACACCAAGTTTTACACCAGGCTCGGCTGGGGAGAATGGGCCGACCACCGCCTCTATTACCTGCCGCCGGCCCCGAACCGGACGGTTGAAACATCCCTCAACCCTATGGGCGACTCCCCGTGGCGGTTCCGCCAAGTCGAAGCGAAGGAAAAACTTAAGCTGCTCGCCGAAATCTATGAACGTTCCTTTGCGTGCATCGACGGCGGTTTACGACGTTCGGCCCAGGACTGGACATGCCTCCTTTTGGACCATACTTTATACGGAGGCAAAACATGGTTGGCCACTGACCGAACCGGCACCCCCCAGGGTTACGCTTTGGTCCTGCCGCCGACCAACGGCCGGCCAATCCTGCGGGAGCTAATCACCCTTGATCCATCTCTCAAAGCCCCTTTTCTGAATTATCTCGCCACCGGACTGACCGGCGCCTCCTGGCCCGCCGCGTACACCGTCCCTGCCACACCTGTCATCCCCGCCACCCAAACGGCAAGCGCGGACGCAGGTGTCAAGCAAGCGAATATAATTTGCCCCGTCCCGGCAAACGGCATGGAACAACTAACCCCGTACATTCCCCCGGGGACAGAACCGGTCTTCCTCGGACGGATCACCAGTGTGCCGCGAATGCTGGAAGCCTGTGTCTATCCACCGCTGACTGCTGAATGGATAATGGAAGTCACCGACCCTCTCCTTCCGGAAAACAACGGCCAGTACCGGATCAACGTGGCCGGGGGAAAAATGCGGGTAACAAAAACCGCGGGTGAGAAACCGGCCGTTCGTTGCCCGGTTGCCACCCTCACCCGCCTCGTTACGGGAAACGCCCATCCGGCAGAGCTGGCCGCCCGCGGTGACCTCACCCTTGACCACCCGGAATGCTTAGCAGTACTTACGGCCCTGTTTCCACCGGCGAGCAATTTTATCAACGAATATTTCTAGCAACCAAAAAACCGGTTCCAGCCTAAGGCCAGAACCGGTTCTTTTCCTTCTAAATTTTCTAATTGTATATGTTTCTCTTCTTCCCTAGAACTCCGGCTCGATCAACCCGTAATTACCGTCTTTGCGTTTATATACGACATTGACCTCTTCCAACTCCGGATTGAAGAAGACGAAAAAGTCATGGCCCAGTAACTCCATTTGCATGACGGCTTCTTCGGCCGACATAGGTTTAATCGCAAACCGCTTGGTGCGGACGATCTTCGGTTCAGCGGTTACCTCAACAGTATCAGCTGGTGTGGGAGAGATGATCCGGTACTCTTCCCGGATCTTCCGGTTGATCTTCGTTTTGTACTTATGAATCTGGCGTTCAATCTTTTCAACGGCCCCATCAACGGAACTGTACATATCGGCACTTTTTTCTTCCCCGCGCAGTAAAAGACCGTTGATGGAGATCGTGATGTCGACAACATGGACTCCCCGTTCGATCGACAGAGTAACCAGCGCCGTCGGTGGTTGCGCAAAAAACTTGGCGATTTTCCCCACCTTCTTTTCCGCATAATCACGGAGCGCATCAGTTACCTCAAGGTTTTTCCCAAAAACCTTAATGTCCATCCTTTCCACTCCTTCCCTTGTCGTTTTGAGAGGTACCGCGTCATGAATAATATACCCAATTTGGTTTGGTTCCCCACCCCCTTATAGCGGTAGAAAGGTTATATTAGATATATTCCCGGTCGGGAAAAATAATCCTTCGCTTCCTCTGGAAATAATGGTAATTCCTTAAATTGAGAAACGTTTAATTTACCTCGCCGGTTCCCTTTGATAGTAACTTTATAAATCTGCTCATCTAATTGACCAAATCTACCTCATAAGAATCTTCTTTTTTCAATAATCGGCTTATCCCACAACTTTTGTAAGAGCAATTGTCCAAAGAACTAAAAAAAGAACCTCCCCTGGAGGGCAGAGGAGGTTCTTCTTATTATCGCTAATCAGCTTGGATTAAAGTTGCATTTAGCTAGCTTTTATCGCATCATAGCATTCTTTACAATAGACTGGGCGATCCTGGGAGGGCGTAAACGGTACCTGAGTTGTTACTCCACAGTTGGCACATACGACCTCGGTCATCGTCCGGCCTCTTTGCTTTCTTTGTTGACGGCATTCCCGACAACGTGCTGGTTCATTAGTGAACCCTTTTTCCGCATAAAACTCCTGTTCGCCCGCGGTAAAGACAAACTCCGCACCGCACTCTTTGCATACCAATGTCTTGTCCTCGTAAGCCATTAAAAAAACTACTTCCTTTCCTAAGGATAAATTTGTCCGGGTTCCATCCGTTCTGATACTTAAAGTATCCCTCCTGTGAACGCCAAACCAAGACACCTTCATGAACAATTATACCTTAAATCAGGAAATATGCAAGTAGAAAAGGGAAAATAATAAATGATGCACTTCTTATTCCTTGCGGTCCACAAACTTCCCTTCGGAATAACCCAAACCGACCGGCTGCGGATAATAGGCATCTACTGCTTGCCGTCCCGTTTTAATCTGGGCATACTTTTCGGCAATGGTCCCCATCTCTTGTTGAAGAAGCTGAACAATGGCATCGGCTTTTTCCTTCACCGTCTTGAGTGTCTCTTCCTTTTCCCCTTCCAGCGGTGTTCTCTGCAGAATGGAGTTTAGTAATACTACAATTTGTTCTGCCTCGTCCACAAGAGAAGTAATTACTTTGGGGTCGGCTTGTTCGTCCTTGACGACCTGTGCTAACCGGTCATAACAGTTCTCTAATAAGCGGAGCCCATCCATGAGCTCGAGACCATCCCATTCCATCTTACTCGCCTGCCGATACTACTTTTTTTTGCGGGCTTTGGAGCTGAGCCCAAGAACTACGTAATTCGGTCAGGAGATTGACCACCCGGTCAATCTCCGCAATATCTTTCCTAATGTTAGCTTCCACCAGTTTGGCCGTGATAAAATCATACAAACTTCGCAGATTAACAGCAATCTCTCCGGCATCCATGTTCAAACTGAAATTTAACTCATCAACGATCGCCTGGACCCGTTGTAAAAGACGGTTGGCTTCAAAATAGTTTTTTTCTTCAATCGCCATCTTCGCCTGGTTACAGAAGCGAATCGCCCCGTCGTACATCATAATGATTAACTCAAGCGGCCCGGCGGTCTCCACCTGGGTTTGTCGGTAACGCATATATGGATTGGTTTCGGTGAACATTAAACATCCTCCTCTCCGCTCGCCTCTCACCTATCGCTTCCAATTCGATGAAATGGCAGTCAGCTGCGCACTCAACCATGCCGCTTGCGATTGTACCGTCGCCAAGGCTTTTTCCATCGCCGTAAATTTGGCGTAATAGTACTCTTCCCGCTTTGCCAGCCGGTCTTCCATCGCGGTCATCTGTTCATCAAGAACACTCATCTGTTTCTGGAGTGAGTCGGTTTTGGTCTTCAAAATTCCACCGGTACCGGTCCAGTCAAAGAGTGCGTCGTGCATGCGCGTAAAAATCCCCTTCGTTCCATCGGAAGCCGCCCCGAAGAGTCTCGCAATATCGTCAAAATTGGACTCCAGTTTTGCTTTGAACAGTTCCTGATCAAACTCCAGGCGGCCTGATTTTGCCCCCTCAACGCCGGAAGCGCCTTTAATCCCGATCAGGCTCAATAAACCAACGCTTTTGTCGACCCCTTCCACTGTTTGGAACAGAAACCCTTTTAGCTGCGTTTCAATGCTAAGCAAAGCCGAATCACCAAACAGGGCTCCTTTGCTCCCGGTCTTGGTCGTTTCATTATAACTGAAGGTCTTATGCTGGTTGATATAATCGATTACCGCATTATAAGCATCAACAAAAGCCTTCACGTTTTGGACGATTTTATCTTGATCCAGCGCGACGCCCAAGGTAACAGTGCCTTCCTCTTTTAACGTAATGGTCATTCCGGGAATGAGGTCGGTAATTTGGTTGCCGGACCGGACAGCAGGATTGGCCGTATCACCATTGACTTCAATTATGGCATCAGTAGCCGCTTGCGCCTCATGGGCGATGTCACCGCCTTCAGTCAAAACGCCCAAATCTTTGAGGACACGGTCAGCCCCCACATCAGCCAGGCTTATTTGGTTGGCGACGCCCGTTTCCTTACTGGTCAAATAGAGCTTATACTCTCCTTCGGCCAGTTTAACAACGGAAGCCGTGACCCCGGCCTGGGCTTGGTTGATCTGGCGGGCAATGGCGTTTAGCCGTTCCCCGTTGGTGTCACCCTCCGGATTGATCGTAATCTCTTTACTCTCCCCGTTAATCGTGATCCGGATCGTTCCGCCCGAAAGGGTGGTTGTTTCATCAATCAAGTTGGAAGCCACCGAATGGGCTTTGGCCAAACTCTTAATGTTAAGTTGGTACGTTGAGAGCAACGCCTCTGCCGTAGCGGTTGCCGTTAATTTTTTCTCATCGGAAACAGTAACTTTCTGCGCACGGAAAGCCATGAAAGACTGTAAGTTGTACACCGCGTCCTTCAGCTTGTAAAGCCGCGAGTTCAACTCACGCCAAGCGTCGGAACGCTCCTTAAGCGTATTCTTCTGCGACTCCAGTTTAGTCAGGGGCAGCCTTTCCTGGTTCATAATGGCCTTAACCATGGCATCGGTATCGAAGCCAGAGATAATTCCTGTAATTGACAAACTCCCAGCCATCTTCTACCCCCCTATACCCTTTGGTCAACGATCAAACCGATCATCTCTTCAATCCGCGCCACCAGATCCAGGATCTTTTCCGGCGGAATTTCGGAGATCACCTCGTCGGTGGCTTTTTCGATCACCTGAACCATGATCCGGTTCGTTTCTTCATGTATCTGAAAGTGGATCCGCTTATGAAAGATCTCCACCATTTCATTCAGCTGTTTGACCTTTTCTTCCAGCCGCTCTAAAGAAGTAGTTTCCTCTTCCTCTTTTGTTTGTTGTACGAAACGGGAGAGGGGCGTTAAAAAAGGTTCCAATAATTTGCCCTGTTCATTTTGGATATTATTTTTAACAACAGATCCTTCTGCCTGCCTTATTTCGGGTTGAATCCGTTCGACCCGCATTTTTTTCACCCCCGCTAGTATTGGGAATAAGAACCACGACCATTCGTAAGACAACAAGACAATTACGTAATAATGGAAAAGCCGGCCGGAGAACCGGCCGGCCCGGAAACCAAACCTATAGGTTGGAAAAATTAACCGAGAAGTTGCAACACAGCCTGCGGTTTCATGTTGGCCTGGGCAAGCATGGCGGTTGCCGATTGGATGAGAATCTGGTGCTTGGTGAACTCCGTCATCTCCTGCGCCATATCGGCGTCGCGGATCCGGCTCTCAGAAGCGGCCAGGTTCTCCATGGTGACGCTGAGGTTGGCGATGGTGTGCTCCAAGCGGTTCTGGATGGCACCGAGTTTGGACCGTTCGGCGGAGACCTTGTCAATTGCATCGTCAATTTTCTCAAGGACGTTATCCAAATCATCAGATTTCGTACCGGCACCGATACTAAGACCACTAGTGATGCCCAAATCTGCCGCTCTCATACTGCCAATTTCGGTACTAATCCGTTGACCTTCATTAGCACCAACCTGGAATGCAATTGACGTTCCACTAAAGGTCCCATTCAACAACTTTTGCGTATTAAATTCAGTGGTGTCGGCAATCCGGTCAAGCTCAGCACGCAGTTGGTCAAATTCTTCCTGCAGTTTGTCCTTATCCTCATCAGTATAAATCCCGTTCGCCGCTTGCACCGTCAGTTCCCGCATCCGGTTTAGAATCGCATGGGTTTCGTTGAGGGCACCTTCAGCGGTCTGAATGAAGCTGATGCCGTCCTGAGCGTTACGGATCGCTTGTCTCATGCCGCGGATCTGGGCTCTCATCTTCTCGGAGATCGCCAGCCCCGCCGCGTCGTCCGCCGCCCGGTTAATCCGCAAACCGGAAGACAGTTTCTCCAGGGTTTTCCCCATGGCGTTGTCGGTCGCGCTCAGCACCCGGTTGGTGTTCATCGCAGAGATGTTGTTGACAATTCTCATTAAAAATTCCTCCTTGACATTTTTTTCTCTTTACCCCTTTGGCCGGCCGCTCCAAAGGTTCAAA
This genomic interval carries:
- a CDS encoding DUF2156 domain-containing protein, which codes for MGVLVQAGGVLIINFHQITEDDIEQYSAFIKDFYIEVSDLAPPSLFLWRDSFQVQIDQTADYAVLLCTYHEATYCLAPLIKPGVDPAPILQRIHAYFHRQNQAAVFRAVPRELLSLFPTDRYRIIPDRTYWDYLYRTKDLIELRGRKYQQKRNHINRFQQFYPFTYHSLTPEHFPACLRLFEHWAAEKTGQPEVHEERLALKEAFKHFSLLNLKGGALEVYGEIQAFAIGSRLNKDTAIVHFEKANAEFSGIYAVINQQFIAREWADTKYINREDDMGLPGLRQAKERYHPFRMVEKFTVVEVGA
- a CDS encoding GNAT family N-acetyltransferase, which translates into the protein MEIRPLKPHDMGQARTLWEVCFEDLPAFLDWYFQARFQPDDGLGIFLDGQLVCDLHLSPRMIKIRRQNYPSAYLIALATAPPLSPTGAGENITDVRPSPPGRKRDLLHFFAPL
- a CDS encoding GNAT family N-acetyltransferase; this translates as MAAKGIYFTFLLPFNTKFYTRLGWGEWADHRLYYLPPAPNRTVETSLNPMGDSPWRFRQVEAKEKLKLLAEIYERSFACIDGGLRRSAQDWTCLLLDHTLYGGKTWLATDRTGTPQGYALVLPPTNGRPILRELITLDPSLKAPFLNYLATGLTGASWPAAYTVPATPVIPATQTASADAGVKQANIICPVPANGMEQLTPYIPPGTEPVFLGRITSVPRMLEACVYPPLTAEWIMEVTDPLLPENNGQYRINVAGGKMRVTKTAGEKPAVRCPVATLTRLVTGNAHPAELAARGDLTLDHPECLAVLTALFPPASNFINEYF
- the hpf gene encoding ribosome hibernation-promoting factor, HPF/YfiA family translates to MDIKVFGKNLEVTDALRDYAEKKVGKIAKFFAQPPTALVTLSIERGVHVVDITISINGLLLRGEEKSADMYSSVDGAVEKIERQIHKYKTKINRKIREEYRIISPTPADTVEVTAEPKIVRTKRFAIKPMSAEEAVMQMELLGHDFFVFFNPELEEVNVVYKRKDGNYGLIEPEF
- a CDS encoding zinc-ribbon domain containing protein, translated to MAYEDKTLVCKECGAEFVFTAGEQEFYAEKGFTNEPARCRECRQQRKQRGRTMTEVVCANCGVTTQVPFTPSQDRPVYCKECYDAIKAS
- the fliS gene encoding flagellar export chaperone FliS, which codes for MFTETNPYMRYRQTQVETAGPLELIIMMYDGAIRFCNQAKMAIEEKNYFEANRLLQRVQAIVDELNFSLNMDAGEIAVNLRSLYDFITAKLVEANIRKDIAEIDRVVNLLTELRSSWAQLQSPQKKVVSAGE
- the fliD gene encoding flagellar filament capping protein FliD, with translation MAGSLSITGIISGFDTDAMVKAIMNQERLPLTKLESQKNTLKERSDAWRELNSRLYKLKDAVYNLQSFMAFRAQKVTVSDEKKLTATATAEALLSTYQLNIKSLAKAHSVASNLIDETTTLSGGTIRITINGESKEITINPEGDTNGERLNAIARQINQAQAGVTASVVKLAEGEYKLYLTSKETGVANQISLADVGADRVLKDLGVLTEGGDIAHEAQAATDAIIEVNGDTANPAVRSGNQITDLIPGMTITLKEEGTVTLGVALDQDKIVQNVKAFVDAYNAVIDYINQHKTFSYNETTKTGSKGALFGDSALLSIETQLKGFLFQTVEGVDKSVGLLSLIGIKGASGVEGAKSGRLEFDQELFKAKLESNFDDIARLFGAASDGTKGIFTRMHDALFDWTGTGGILKTKTDSLQKQMSVLDEQMTAMEDRLAKREEYYYAKFTAMEKALATVQSQAAWLSAQLTAISSNWKR
- a CDS encoding flagellar protein FlaG produces the protein MRVERIQPEIRQAEGSVVKNNIQNEQGKLLEPFLTPLSRFVQQTKEEEETTSLERLEEKVKQLNEMVEIFHKRIHFQIHEETNRIMVQVIEKATDEVISEIPPEKILDLVARIEEMIGLIVDQRV
- a CDS encoding flagellin N-terminal helical domain-containing protein; this translates as MRIVNNISAMNTNRVLSATDNAMGKTLEKLSSGLRINRAADDAAGLAISEKMRAQIRGMRQAIRNAQDGISFIQTAEGALNETHAILNRMRELTVQAANGIYTDEDKDKLQEEFDQLRAELDRIADTTEFNTQKLLNGTFSGTSIAFQVGANEGQRISTEIGSMRAADLGITSGLSIGAGTKSDDLDNVLEKIDDAIDKVSAERSKLGAIQNRLEHTIANLSVTMENLAASESRIRDADMAQEMTEFTKHQILIQSATAMLAQANMKPQAVLQLLG